The window CCGGGGAGGCCAAAAATGCCAAATGAACCGCTTGTCCGGCTGACGGGTTTCTTGAGCACCTTTATCTTGTTGGCCCTCTGGGAAGTCCTGGCGCCGTGCCGCCCGCTGACCACCTCGAAGACGCAGCGCTGGTTTTCAAATTTGAGTATCGTCTTTCTGAATACTTTCGTTGTCCGCTTTCTTTTCTCTATCCAGGCGGTTGGGTTGGCTGTCATCGTTAATCAGAAAGGCTGGGGCGTACTTCATCTTCTGGGGTGGTCTGAATGGATGTCCGGGATTGCAGCGGTGGTCATCCTGGATCTCGTGCTGTATCTTCAGCATGTGATGTTCCATGCAGTCCCCTTCCTGTGGCGGATTCATATGATGCATCACGCCGACCTGGATGTAGATGTTACCACCGGCGCCCGATTTCATCCGGTGGAGATTATTCTGTCCATGTCTATCAAACTGGCCGCTGTGATCCTGATCGGCGCCCCGCCCCTGGCCGTACTCCTCTTTGAGGTTCTGCTCAATGGCACCGCCATGTTCAACCATAGCAATGTCCGTATGCCGAAGGGGCTGGATCTTGTCCTGCGATGGGTCGTCGTGACTCCCGACATGCACCGGATTCACCATTCCATTATTCGCGAAGAAACCAACAGCAACTTTGGGTTTAATCTCCCGTGGTGGGACAGGCTCCTGGGAACATACCGGACGGATCCTGAAAAAGGACAGGTGGGGATGACCATAGGGCTCGATCAGTTCAGGAATCCCGACCGGCTCACCCTTCCCTGGATGCTAATGCTCCCTTTTGTGGGAAAAACCGGAAGCTACCCCCTTGGTCGGGGCGACCGGCAGGCTACGACTGGCCGGGGACAAACCGGGGTCTGAGAAATTTGATCTGGCCCCTA of the Nitrospirota bacterium genome contains:
- a CDS encoding sterol desaturase family protein, whose protein sequence is MPNEPLVRLTGFLSTFILLALWEVLAPCRPLTTSKTQRWFSNLSIVFLNTFVVRFLFSIQAVGLAVIVNQKGWGVLHLLGWSEWMSGIAAVVILDLVLYLQHVMFHAVPFLWRIHMMHHADLDVDVTTGARFHPVEIILSMSIKLAAVILIGAPPLAVLLFEVLLNGTAMFNHSNVRMPKGLDLVLRWVVVTPDMHRIHHSIIREETNSNFGFNLPWWDRLLGTYRTDPEKGQVGMTIGLDQFRNPDRLTLPWMLMLPFVGKTGSYPLGRGDRQATTGRGQTGV